In the Canis lupus dingo isolate Sandy chromosome 28, ASM325472v2, whole genome shotgun sequence genome, AGGTTTCTGAAGCTCAATGGGGGCCCAGGGCATCCCCACTGCAGCTCCGACAGGAGCTGCCTCAGTACTCACCGCTGCTCGCCTGGAGCTGGGGCCGAGGAGAGGCGGGGAAGAGGCTGGGCCCAGCTCAGCAGTGAAGGCAGCGCGGCTCCCGCTTGCTCCCGCTTGCTCCAGGCCCGTCTGCCTCTcagtccctccccctcccccctacGCGCAGCTCAGGCAGAGCtaatcccccccacccacccccccgcccttttCCGGCCCTGAGCCCGGGAGGCTGGCCCCCCTTCCCGACGCTAGGTCCCTGCTGGGCTCTCCCGCCAACCTGAGACCCGCCCCTGACGAGGCGGAGGATGTATGGAACCCCCGGTTCTGTTCCCAAGACCCTCACGTGCCCCACCCCAGTCGTCCCTTGCCTCCACCGCCCCCCGAGCCACACGCCGGACCCAGCTGCACTCGCGTGTCCCGCTCCAGACCCCACGCGTGTCCCTAGGAGGTTGCCACATGACCTGTTACATGCCACACGCGCTCCCGCCCCCACGAGCACGCGTCCGCGCCAAGCACACCGTATGGGTGTAGACCGGACCCGCCCCCTAAATCCAGGAGACCATCAACTTATGGGAGAGAGATATGGGGAGAGGCCAAACCCTAAGAGGTTCTGCGTTTAGGATCCAGGAGACCCAACCCTGACCACTCGCCCAGGATGCAGCAGGAGGGATGTTAGTCAGACGTCAGAAAGAACTTCCTTGCTGTCTGAGTTAGGTGTCCTGCCTATCTGAGGGTAAAATGTTAGACGGGATGACGCCAGGAGTGGAGGAAGTGGGGAGCAGGCAACCCTTGTGCCCTTGGCCAAGGTAGAAGGGGCCCAGCTATTTTAGGAAAGCACTGCCAGAGTTACTATGGCAACTGCTCTCCTTGGGTACGCCAGGGCATGCAGGTGGTGACCTCGGAAGAAGGGGTCCGTTCGGGCAGTCAGGGGGCGCGAGGACgtgcgcggcgggggcgcgcggggctcaCCGCGGGGAGGGGCGGCGCGGGCTCCGCGTGGTGCTGAAGGGGACAGCGCCAGATTTGTCGCACTGCGCAGGCGCAGAGGCGCGAACAaagcgaggaggaggaggaggcgcgCGTCGCGAGGTGGTGCGCGCCTACAAGGCTCTATCTTAGCGGAGGTCGGTTCTCCCACCTACCCCCTCCCCAAGCAGGCTAAGGAAGAGGAAGCAAGTCCCTCACCCAAATTAACTCTCTTTGGTCCTTCCCTGCTTCTGGCTTCTCCCTTCTTGCtgcattgggggtgggggagggtggaagGGATTCTGGGAAAACTAGGATGCCTGAGTTTTCTATCGCGACTCGCTTGACCCTGGACAAGACGCGTCCTCTCCAGGGCCTCGgttccatctttaaaatggagcaACAGCACAGAGCTGCTCACCTTGCAGAAGTGCCCGAAGCCCTGATGAAATAATGGATGGGAAGCAGTTTTCGTGatgcagagggagatgaagaagcGGCTGCACGAAGGGAGAGCGCAGCCCTGCTAGGGGGCAGCTCTCGGCGACAGTAGTAACCCTCAGCGTCCTTCACACCCTCCACACCAATGGATGATGGGGAAAGCACTGCTCCGGGGGTTCCCCAGAGCGGACCCCGGAACCAGGAACTGCGGACGCGGTGAGAGGGCCGCCCAGAGTCTGAGCTTAGAGTTGTGGGACATCACTGCCCCCAGAGCGGGCCCAGCCCCAAATCCCACAACTAAATCCCCAGGTCAACCGAGAAGTGGTAGTCCTGGTGGGCTGGGTTGAGCACTCATTCTTCTCAGGACTCTAGACCTCCTGGGGAGAAGATAAGGACCCAGCTGGAGAGACAGTCCTTCTTagctccttctgtctctcccctcgAGGTGCAAACCCATTCCAAATCTTCTGGGAGTGGACGGGGCTGGACAGCTCTGTACGTCACAACTAACCAGGAATGAGAGGTTTGGGCAAGTTTGCTTGATGAAGGAAGAATACTTCTAGCTTCGCCCATTcgattcattcaacaattattgggcacctactacgtgccagaGAGTAAAAGCCTGGATAGTTTCTCCCCATTTTTCAAAGTCGCTAAGCGCGATCAGAGGGCAGAGGGTAGGCCCAGAACCTTGGAGTCTTGGCTCCGCCCCTTCTGCGTTTGGCTTTGCCTGCTCCTCCCATCACCACTTCACTCAGAGGCGGCCACTGGCCCAAGACGAAAAAACAGCCAGTCTCTTCTGCACCATCGCGTTCTTCAGCTTCAGTTCTCAAGCCCTGTAGCCGAGAAAGCGAGATCTGATGTTACGCCATCGGTCTGTTCCGCTCTCTGTTTCGAGATCCATCCGGAACGCTTTCAGATAGGATCCTCAGTGAGACCGCACTCGATTGAATCGGTCTGTCTCTGCAGCCCAAGGAGGCGGATTCGCTGAGGCCGCTCCACGGCCAAAGCGAGAAGACCTTACTGCGCACGCGCAATAGGCAGCCGATGGAGCCACCGATGGAGCCGTCCGGAGGGGAGCAAGAGCCGGGAGCCGTCAGGTACCGAGCACCGGAGGGGccgagaaagggaagaaggaccTAGGGGAGGGGAGCTGAATTGGGCCGTGTCTGGGGGCCGTTCTTAGGAGCCCGGGCGCAGAAACATAACCGAGGCGGACTCGCAGGTGACAGCGGCCCGGGACGCCACCGCCACCGCCCCTTTACCCGCAGGCTCCTGGACCTGCCTTGGGAAGACGTGCTGCTCCCGCACATCCTGAGCCGGGTGCCGCTGCGCCAGCTGCTCCGGCTGCAGCGCGTCAGCCGGGCCTTCCGGGCGCTAGTGCAGCTGCACCTGGCGGGGCTGCGCCGCTTCGACGCCGCTCAGGTGAGCCGGGGGCCAGAGCCCCGCCTCGTCGGGGtaccgcccccgccccgcctccagcccagcccccagcccagctgtCTACCCTTACCCGTCCTCCCGGGCCTACAGGAATGCCCGGGAAGCGAGCCCCCCTGCGGGAAGTACTCTCAAAGGGCAGTACCGGGTATCAACTCTGTAGGCACTTGGGATCTCTCCTGGGAGAGCAGATGGCAAGCCCCGAGGGCGGGTTGCCCCCGGGGAAGAACTCTTCAGGTGCGGAGAGGCGGCACCCGTCCCGCCCCCGGGACCAGCTGAGAGTCGAGGTGCCTCTCTGCCCGCAGGTGGGACCGCAGATCCCGCGGGCCGCATTGGCCTGGCTGCTGCGGGACGCTGAGGGGCTGCAGGAGCTGGCGCTGGCGCCGTGTCACGAATGGCTGTCGGACGAGGATCTGGTGCCGGTGCTGACGCGGAATCCACAGCTGCGGAGCGTGGCGCTGGCCGGCTGCGGGCAACTGAGCCGCCGCGCGCTGGGGGCGCTGGCGGAGGGCTGCCCCCGCCTGCAGCGCCTTTCGCTCGCGCACTGTGACTGGGTAGATGGCCTGGCGCTGCGCGGCCTCGCCGACCGCTGTCCGGCGCTTGAGGAGCTGGACCTCACCGCCTGCCGTCAGCTCAAGGATGAGGCCATCGTATACCTGGCGCAGAGGCGCGGCGCGGGCCTCCGCAGCCTCTCGCTGGCAGTCAACGCCAATGTGGGGGACGCCGCCGTCCAGGAGTTGGCTCGGAACTGCCCGGAACTCGAGCACCTCGACCTAACCGGCTGCCTCCGCGTCGGGAGCGACGGCGTCAGGTGCCTGGGCATGGCATGGGATCGGTGGGTTGGGAAGAAAACAATCACTTACTTAACTTCTGGGTTAGGGGCGGGCTGTAGCTGTCGAAAGGCAAAACCGTGGTGTCTGGATTTCTCTGCTACCACGGCACCCCCATTCAGACCAGGAAAGGCCTCTAAGATTGCCTAGTCCATAGAGCCcatagtaaaacaaaaaacaaaacaaaacaaaacaaaaaaacacttttgaaCCAGTATTTACACACTGGCAGATTTCACAGtcagatttctggcttttcttcaACAAGGGGAAAACCTTGAAATCCTGGGCGGAGTTGAGGATCAGTTCTCCCCTTTAAGAGGCAGGAGGAAGTCTCGGTTTCACGGGAGACATTGAATGTATGACTCCATTTGGCCCCCTCCCTCGTTTATGGAGGGAAAAAGTATGCTGA is a window encoding:
- the FBXL15 gene encoding F-box/LRR-repeat protein 15 encodes the protein MEPPMEPSGGEQEPGAVRLLDLPWEDVLLPHILSRVPLRQLLRLQRVSRAFRALVQLHLAGLRRFDAAQVGPQIPRAALAWLLRDAEGLQELALAPCHEWLSDEDLVPVLTRNPQLRSVALAGCGQLSRRALGALAEGCPRLQRLSLAHCDWVDGLALRGLADRCPALEELDLTACRQLKDEAIVYLAQRRGAGLRSLSLAVNANVGDAAVQELARNCPELEHLDLTGCLRVGSDGVRTLAEYCPALRSLRVRHCHHVAEPSLSRLRKRGVDIDVEPPLHQALVLLQDMAGFAPFVNLQV